Proteins from one Triticum aestivum cultivar Chinese Spring chromosome 7A, IWGSC CS RefSeq v2.1, whole genome shotgun sequence genomic window:
- the LOC123150674 gene encoding uncharacterized protein isoform X4, whose product MPGINMKKCYEHIKEGEVPLTEQQIASRCLVRHMVTSEVGVMDGTSARRLGFPTDRSVFRSGYRSILLMVLWSQMEGRGGEAILERCRGHVGSDRSSAKLDSLQMPKVQFTQMPKE is encoded by the exons GAAGAAATGTTATGAACATATAAAGGAGGGCGAAGTACCTTTAACCGAGCAACAGATTGCGAGCAGGTGCTTGGTAAGGCATATGGTTACATCAGAGGTCGGGGTCATGGACGGCACTAGTGCGAGACGGCTCGGTTTCCCAACTGATAGATCTGTTTTCAGGTCAGGCTACAGATCTATTCTTCTGATG GTTCTCTGGTCTCAGATGGAGGGTCGAGGGGGTGAAGCAATTTTGGAGAG GTGTAGAGGACATGTGGGGAGTGATCGGAGCAGTGCTAAACTTGATTCTTTGCAGATGCCAAAAGTTCAGTTTACCCAAATGCCAAAAGAGTAG
- the LOC123150674 gene encoding uncharacterized protein isoform X3: MPGINMKKCYEHIKEGEVPLTEQQIASRCLVRHMVTSEVGVMDGTSARRLGFPTDRSVFRFSGLRWRVEGVKQFWRGVEDMWGVIGAVLNLILCRCQKFSLPKCQKSSSCFVNSACEY; the protein is encoded by the exons GAAGAAATGTTATGAACATATAAAGGAGGGCGAAGTACCTTTAACCGAGCAACAGATTGCGAGCAGGTGCTTGGTAAGGCATATGGTTACATCAGAGGTCGGGGTCATGGACGGCACTAGTGCGAGACGGCTCGGTTTCCCAACTGATAGATCTGTTTTCAG GTTCTCTGGTCTCAGATGGAGGGTCGAGGGGGTGAAGCAATTTTGGAGAG GTGTAGAGGACATGTGGGGAGTGATCGGAGCAGTGCTAAACTTGATTCTTTGCAGATGCCAAAAGTTCAGTTTACCCAAATGCCAAAAGAGTAGTTCCTGCTTTGTAAATTCGGCTTGCGAATACTAG